A window of Phoenix dactylifera cultivar Barhee BC4 unplaced genomic scaffold, palm_55x_up_171113_PBpolish2nd_filt_p 000432F, whole genome shotgun sequence genomic DNA:
TTGTGCATTAAGAGAATATTTCTATCTGAAGTATGCTGCAAAGAAAGCTTCCCTCCAACAAAACAAACAATGCTTCATTAGTTTTAATTCTGCTCATTAAGGCGCATTTATTGTATTCATACCTTCATTGTTCTTTgagtattttttattatatttatgggTGACAAGTTTCAAATATATTGAAACTTGAGGATAGGTTGATCCATACCTTGAAATGAAGTGTAGAGGTTAGAAGTTTCAGCCAGTGGTATACATTTGTATTCATGATAATACGCATAATGGATtggaaatttccaaaaaaaCTTTGAGAAGTGGATGTAGATACTAAGTTTGGCACCGAACCACCATAAATTTTTTGTATTTGTAATATTATTAATTGTGTTGCTTGTTGCATTCATATATTAGTTAATTAGCTACACATATTTGCTATCTCACAActcatatattttgaaaattttattttctgcaATACATAGTTGTAAAAGTTTTTTGAAAATCAAGTTCACCCCTCCTCGGTTCCTTACCTGGGCAACATTATAAATAGGAGATAAGAAGTGGATAAACAAATCACACAACTCATCCAGAGCTAAGCATTGTCCAAGTCCAAGAGGAAACGCATTCGTCAATTTCGAGGGGAGAATGGGGGAAAATTCAAGTCAAAAAACCTTTAATCTTCTTCCTGAATTAGACATTTTACTTCTTACCAGCTCCCTCTAATACAATTGTTGTCCATACATTCACATTTGTTAGGTGATGCTTTACTAGCTCCCTCCAATACAATTGCTCCCTATATATTCACGTTTGTGAGATGAGGCTACTACCTCTATCACAACTAACCCTTTCCTAAAAATGAAATATAAAGTATTTTACCAAGAAACAGCCCTTGGCCTTGCCAAATCACTTTTTCTTCTCTCAACTTTCCTCTTTTCAGCCATTTCTGTCCTGCCAAGGACATCAAACAGTCAAGAGTTGGGCACTCAAAAAAATCCCTAGAATATGACACCAAGATGCATCCAAAGCATGAAATATGCAATTTACAGTAGCAAGATTTCAGACTCACCTTAGCAAAGTCATGCTGCTCACTTCTGAACCACCATAAGGTTGAAAGGGGGGTGGGTTGTGGAGAATTAGATGTATATACCGTATGATTTGTTCATACAACTGTTACCCTAGATAGAACTCAAAAGTCTATAACCTAGTCTTGTATACATACAGCCTGATGCCCTTAGATCAATATAAAGCCACTATTCATCTTCTCCTCAAGAGCAtttaattatcacatatagttCTCCTTTAACATCAGCACCAGCTTTGTCTATTAGGAAGAATGCAGAGATCCTCTCTTCCCTTCCCAAAGAAAAGTTGGGACATAAGGATTTAAAATCAGTTGAGGCTAGATATGTCACCTGCATGGCGACTTTGGATTCCCACAATGCTTCTTTCACCTGCAAAATCATCTTTGCTTGTGGTAGACATGCAATTCAGTATACCTCCTATGTTCCCTTCATGAGGCAGGAGAGAGCAGAAATCAACAAGCAAAGTTGTGTGTCCAAAATAGGTGCACTCTTCCTTTCAGGCTCATAATTATGTTCTGAAGTCTAAAAGAGACCATCCAGGTTTTGATGGGGTGTTACTTGGAGCATCACCTCATGGTTGCTGGTAGGTGAAGACTTGAACATGCTGTCAACAGTAGGTGAGCTCTTCCATTCTAGTTCATATGCATGCAGTGGAGTTGAAAGGAGACCATTCACACTCAGATGAGATGTATCAGGCAGCGCCAAGCAGTTGCTGCTGGAGGAAAAGTTGAATATCTTTCTACTTTCATAGAAGTTAGTTTGATCAAGAAAATTTGGAGCAGTATACAAGGTTAGGGGCAAATGATCCATCTCACTTTCAGAACCAAAAGATAGCCCTGGCTCTTCAATGTCCTCATTCCATCCCAGTAACCGAGTAGTACACTGCTCTTTGACCAGCTCTAAATGCAATTCTTGACCGTGGAGATCACATAGCTTTGTTGAAGTTCTTTTGGTATAAGGCACAAGTGATTTCTCAGTGAAGGGGTGATAGGCAGAAAAAGCTCTAGGGATTGGGTAAACGAATTTGGGTAACATGTATCCAAATTCTGTGCTCCATTCAATAGCTGAGGTTGATCTGTTCTCAGCATGCAGATCTGAGCTTCCCGCTTCATCTAATACCCAATTGGATTGCTTGTTGCACTGAAACCCTGCTTCAATAGCATGCCAAGTAGGAGAAACCTCAATCTCAGAGTACTCCAGTGGAAAACTGATGCAATCATCTGTTCTCTTGCATTTATGAGCAAGCAAATCCGTTCTTGAGTGTTTTGTGGAAATAGTTGGAAAAAGGTTTCTTCCTGTTAACTCAAGCACTTCTTCCAAGGGACCATCAAACTTGGATGCAGCAAGTGACCGGCACCAGTCATTTGATACCTTCTGCACTGACTTTGTGAGTTTCTCATGCTGACATGGCATCAAATTTTTAGGTTAGCTGACAGTATCTTGAGTCACATGAACTGTTGATAATGCAATCAACCTTAAAgataattaaaattatgaaGCAGACATAAAATAAACCATTCTATAATGAAATTGAAACTTGAAAGAGCATACGTCGCTCGATTTTCTCCCAGTGCCCAACCTATGCAGGAATTTGAAAATTGAATCTGATCTGAGAATATATTTTGTCAGATGATAATTTCACATATAAGATTGAAAAGGTAGACGAGGTTCCGAAAATATTTTACTAACCTATTTAGTCGTAATTCATCAATTTCCAGAGACAACGCTTGCAATGCTAACTGAAGTAGTTTACGCCTCTTTTCAGTAAAAATTCCACTGTGCTTGTATTTTCTTCCTAAGATTTTGAAAAATGATAATACTCAATTAGCATCTTCACCATGCTTCTAAGGCAAAACAGTCATAAAAAGATTTATTCACACATTATCATGTTTCTATTCAAACTTAAATTGCAACAATGTCGACAGATTATTTTCAGAAGAGTCAGTAGTTAATATATCAGGTAAAAAGAACAATGGCTTGCTCTGACCTCAAAAAATTTGTAAAAACTTCAACGATATGGCAGCATTTATGCCTACATTTACTAGCCgacataaaatatttataagttcaCACTCTCGGCACATATATTGATGGtcactttttcaaaaaaaggaaaagaaaaaagaagcagaATCGATTATCTTCTTCATTTTGGGCACAATTTCATGGAAGCAGCAAAGGCAAGTCTTCTTTGCTTTGGCTCCACTTGTGCAACATAGACTGTGGTTGAGCTCTACAGTACAGTTCAGCTGCAGCTTTACGTGCATAAGAGGATTCCTGGTCAGCAGTTAATGTGCACATAAACCAAAACACAACCCTAGGGCATtggcttcttcactttaaagttgaatttatcattatatatatttttattgcaTGAACTTAAGGTCTCTGGTCGAGTCTGCTTTCAAACAAATACTGGATAACATATGTAAAAAATCCAAGTACAATTGGTTTGGTTTTACCATCATCTGCTGCACTAGTATACATTCTTTGCATAACTAGTGAAAATATTAAGGCCCTATCTGGACAATCAGCTTTCcatcaacattatttctgaTGGCACGTACGATAGTCACTGTGTAGCAgatatgaaagaaaagagaagctgAGAGGAAGCCCACCGATCACACTCAGTCccaatttttttggataaatagAATCCACTGAAAAGATTGAATTTGCTCAACCATCCTCTCCCcagccacacacacacacaaaaaaaaaaaagaaatcatgacGGGCGATTGATGGGCTCACATATCCATTAAACTTCTCCAGCCCAACTTGTCTCTAAACAGATAATTCCCCCGTCTGGATATTAAAAAGGGAGATGGATTTGTCAACATATAAAACAGGCCCTAAGACAAAGGATCCAGCATATAGTCCATGTGATCTGTGACCCTCTCCAAAATACATCATATGGCTTTCTCCATGACTTGGAACCTATTTAATTTAAGTTCGATCTTTGAGTAAGGAGGTTATGATACATGAGGAAGATATAGTTAAATTATATGACATAGTATGATAACTGCAATGTGTAACTTTTAACTTCACCAAGCACCAAAGAGCCAGGAAACAAATAACTTTTAACTTACTGGCACAAACACAGACAGATTTAAGAATTGCTTAGTACATTACCTTTGTTAAAGACAAAGATCTAACTTTCATGCATAAACATGATCATGACCAAATGAGATTATACTCATGGGAAACACCATTCATCATCACATCAGATATCAATTAAATCAAAaccattcattttttttctcaccATAGTTCCATGAAACCTCTGCAGGTGTGAATATGGACCTTTGAGAAATAGGCATGACACTATGAATGGGCAATGAGGATTTGTTCACATCATATTTGCATGTGACTAAGCTATTCAATGCtgcaaagagaaagagaaacagTTAACTAGATAAATCTACAAGATGAAAAGGAAAGCTTGGTTAGATCTATAAATGCACCAGAGAAACCACTAGAATAGCTGAATTTAATGCTCACCACAATTTTCAGTAACCATAGCAGGTGTAAAAGAGGACCTTTCAGCAATAGGCGTGACATTTTGAAGAGGCAAAATGGACTTACTCATATCAGATTTGCATGTGCCTGAGTTATAGAAATCTGCAAAAGGGGAAAAGGCACACAATTAAATATATGACCTTCCATGTGCAATTTAAAATGCAAGAACTGTTAAATGTTTTCTTTAAATGCAGAATGCCATACTAGGAAaaacaaaaggaacatcaaattCCATTTGAAAGGCTAGAAGCCAAAGTAATCCATATGTGAACCTACTTGCCACACCATCCCTTTCTTTGGATGtcttcaaattgatttcttgcacAGGAGCTCCATAAGAACAACATTTATGACCAGCTTCTTCATGTAGTTTTTTAAAATACTTGTACTCGGAAGTCTTTGCACGATCAGCtgccaacattttttttaagttaaacAGAAAATTCAAGCTATGAATAGATAACTAATCCAATACCCAGAATTATATTGAAAAGAACAACTAAAGTTCCATTTTAGCATACTATGAAATATCAAATATAGCATAATACTTATTCTCAAATGCAGGCCTTGATGCAACATTAGGGTTGCTCCATCATGACCTAGGTGTCATGGCTTTGAAACATAGAAATAGCCTCCCTGCATGTGGGGCTAAGGCTGAGTGCCTTTTGGCACCATGCAGGAAGGCTACAAGCCCTTTGGCTGGTGTCAAAGGGCATAATAACAAGTGGCCAGCATGATGTCTGAAGTGGCATGGTGACGCCTGCCATGGTGCCCCAAAGCAAACAAAGAAGTCTAAACCATGCTGTGTTGACATGGGCCAGCATCAGTTAATACCTTTTGAT
This region includes:
- the LOC120106020 gene encoding uncharacterized protein LOC120106020; this encodes MEPRYCKPFLKRSRAAPGSNTSPNSRVYCDSGMSRRKKVKFADSLSVQELRCEKSARSVKTETTRSPSSDRAKTSEYKYFKKLHEEAGHKCCSYGAPVQEINLKTSKERDGVANFYNSGTCKSDMSKSILPLQNVTPIAERSSFTPAMVTENCALNSLVTCKYDVNKSSLPIHSVMPISQRSIFTPAEVSWNYGRKYKHSGIFTEKRRKLLQLALQALSLEIDELRLNRSDSIFKFLHRLGTGRKSSDHEKLTKSVQKVSNDWCRSLAASKFDGPLEEVLELTGRNLFPTISTKHSRTDLLAHKCKRTDDCISFPLEYSEIEVSPTWHAIEAGFQCNKQSNWVLDEAGSSDLHAENRSTSAIEWSTEFGYMLPKFVYPIPRAFSAYHPFTEKSLVPYTKRTSTKLCDLHGQELHLELVKEQCTTRLLGWNEDIEEPGLSFGSESEMDHLPLTLYTAPNFLDQTNFYESRKIFNFSSSSNCLALPDTSHLSVNGLLSTPLHAYELEWKSSPTVDSMFKSSPTSNHEVMLQVTPHQNLDGLF